In the genome of Thiorhodovibrio winogradskyi, the window CAAGCATGGACATCTTACCACCTTGCCGCTATTTGAAATTGACCCACCCTTGCTAACAAAAACTGACCCACCCGTGCTGCGCGAGCGACAAGCGCTAGCCGAAACTGCCCCACCCACCTGATCACCCGCCGTGAGCGGGCCTTGGGTCTCATTTAGACCGAGAAGCCTTGAGCGGATCGGTACCAAATGATGAGCGAGACCCGGAGATGTTGTTGTTGCGGCGAGCTGTTCGAGCCGCGTCCGCAGAATCCCAGCCAGACCTACTGTTCGGATCACGCCTGCCAGCGCGCGCGCAAGCGCGCCTGGCAGCGAGCCAAGCGCGGCAGTGATCCGGACTACCGCGCGAATGACCAGGCCGCGCAACGCGCCTGGGCACAGGCGCATCCGGAGTACTGGCGTGCCTGGCGCGAATCGCATCCCGAGTATGTCGCGCGCAACGCCCGGCGACGCGTCGCGGTGATTGCAAAAGAGGACGTGAAGACGCGTGAAACAGTCCTAGCGACAGGGGTTTACCGCATCGAGCCCTGGACCGGGGAGGATTGCAAAAGAGGACCTGTCAGCGCGGAAAACCTGTTTTGGCTCAGTGCCATCGCGCCTGCGGAGCGTCTAGGGTATGACGCATGGACAGCCGCGTATGCCAACCCCGCGCCCTCGACCTGCACCAGCTGCAGGCACCCTTTCGTCACACGCGCGTGCAGCGCCCGGCGCAGATTCGCCGTCTGATGCAATCCATCGACGCCGACGGTCAGCGTGTGCCGCTGGCGGTGGTCACCGGCTCGGAGCAGTTCATCCTGGTCGACGGCTATAGCCGCTGGGAAGCCCTACAACGCCTGGGGCGCGACACCGCCGTGGTTGAAGTCTGGCACGAACCGCTCGCGGGCGCCTTGATCCAGGTGCTCGCGCGCCATCAAGGGCGTTCCTTCGAGCCGATTGAACAAGCCTGGATGCTCTCGGCGGCCGTTGCCGAAGGCGCCAGCCAGCATGAACTGGCTCATGCCGTGGGCAAGGATCCCAGCTGGGTCAACCGCCGCCTGGCGCTGCTCACGCAACTGGGTGAACCGCTGCAGGAGGCTGTGCGCAGCGGGGTACTGTCGAGTTGGGCCGCCAGTCGCATCCTGGCGCCATTGGCGCGCGCTTGCCCCCACCGACGCCGAGACTCTCCTGGCCTCCCTGCAACGCGAGCCGCTGTCGACGCGCGAGCTCAACGCCTGGTATCAGCACTATCTCCAGGCCAATCGCACGGTGCGCGCGCGCCTTCTGGCCCAACCGCGGTTGTTTATTCAGGCCAAAGAGAGTGCCAACCTCCCAAAAAGCACCGACCCCGAGGCGCAGTTCCACGCTCGCCTCGCGCAGATCCGCCGGGAACTGCAGGCGCTGATGCGCAGCCTCCCCGTATGACTTGATCCCAGCCCCGATGCCGCCACGCTCGCCGCGTTGCGCGAGGCCGTGTCCAAGACCACCAAAGCCTTTAGCGAGATGGCCGATGCTTTCCGAGCCGCAACGCCAGAGCATTCTCACACTCCACGAAAAGGGAGCGAGCGTGCGCCAGATCAGCCGCCTGCTCGGACACAGTCGCGCGACCGTACGCCAGGTGCTAGCCCAGGGTGTCCAGCGTCCGGCGCGCCGCGCGGCCCCGACAGCGACGCGATCGCCACGGCTCACCTCGCAACTGCCCGCGCTTTACTCCAAGGCACGGGGGAATGTGGTGCGTCTGCAGGAGCTGCTGCGTGAGGAGCTGGGCCAGGACATTCCCTACAGCACCCTGACCTCGTGGGTGCGGGCGTTGGGCTTGCGCGAGCCGGCGCCGGTGCGGGTCGGTCACTATGAATTTGCACCTGGCCAAGAAATGCAGCATGACACCTCCCCGCACCGGCTCACCCTGGGCGGGCAGAGGCTGGTGGCCCAGTGCGCGGCGCTGATCCTCGGCTTCAGTCGCTATTTTTTTGTTCAATATTATCCGTGTTTTACGCGCTTTGAAGCCGAGGTCTTTCTCGATACCGCGTTTCGCTTTCTTGGTGGAACCTGCCGGCGCTGCACCATCGATAACACCAGTGTGCTGGTGGGCGCCGGAAGCGGGCCCGGGGCGAGCATCGCCGCGCCGGTGGTGGCATTCGGCGAACGTTTTGGCGTGCAGTTCGTTCCCCATGCCATTCGCCATGCCGATCGCAAAGCCTATGTGGAACGACTATTTCACTACGTCGAACACAATTTTCTACCGGGTCGGACCTTTGGCGATTGGCGCGATCTGAATGCCCAGGCGCGGGCTTGGTGCGAGACGGTGGCCAACCAAAAGCTCAAGCGCTCGCTGGGCACCGCCCCACGCGCGGCCTTTGAACAAGAGCAACCGGCTCTGCGGCCCTTGCCGCTGCATCAGCCCGAGGTGTGTCTGATCCAGCATCGGGTGGTCGATACGGCCGCCTTTGTGCATCTGGAGACTAACCGCTACTCAGTCCCCGAGCGCTTGATCGGTCAAGCGGTGGAGATTCACCAGGGCTTCGAGACCCTGCGGGTCTTCTCCCGGGGCCGCGAGGTCGCGCGCCATGACCGGGCGATTGGGCAACGCCATCAACGCCTGGTCGCGCCGGGCCATCATGCACCGCTGCGCCGACGTCGCACGCAACCACCGCCAGCGCAGCAGGCGCTGCTGGAGCACGCCGATGCGCGTTTGACCGCCTATGTCGAGGCGCTCAGCACCCATGCCCCACGTCGCGGCGTGGCGCGGCTGAAGCGGTTGTTGGCGTTGCAGCGCACCTATCCGCCTGAGCCCTTTCTGGCCGCCGTGGCCCATGCCCATGCCTATGGCCTGTATGACATCAACCGCTTGGAGGCGCTGATCCTCAAGCAGGTGCGCGGTGAGTTTTTCTTACTGGGAGAGGACTGATGCGCGAGACCTTGCTGACAGTATTGGCCGAGTTGCGCCTGAGCGGGATGCGCGCCTGCCTGGAGGAGGTGCTTGATGCCGCGGAGCGCGCGGGCGATCCCCCAACGGCGGTGCTGCTGGCGTTGTTGCGCGAAGAACACCGCTACCGCCAGGAGCGTAGCCTGGCGTATCGCTTGCATCAGGCACGCATGCCCTGGGAGTGGTCGCTGGCGAGCTTCCCCTTTGAGCGCCAGCCCAGTGTCGATGCCGCCCATGTGCGGGCGCTGGCGGGTTTGGGCTTTCTCCAACGCGCGGAGAATCTGGTCTTCATCGGGCCGCCTGGGACGGGCAAAACCGGGCTGGCCATCGGGCTGCTGCGCGAGGCCTTGGTCAATGGTTACCGCGGGCGGTTTTACAATGCCCAGGATCTGATCGATGAGCTGTATGCGTCGTTGGCCGATCATTCCACCACGCGCCTGCTCAAGCGCTTGGCGGGGTTACCGCGAGCCCTAGCGCAAGGCTAACACCTCGGCGACAAAGCGCGATACCGCGCGCGAACTTGCGCGGTTGAATGCCAGTACCACCTGTTCCAGGGACGGATTGGGGGGCAGTGTTTGACGTTCCTGGATCTCGCCGGTTTTCAAGACCAGGCGGTTTCTTGAGGACAGGAGTTGGAAGCCAAGCGCGACAGCGGCATGGGGCTCGCCGCCTGATTGCGGCTCAACCATCTCGAATTGCTCCAGTGAAACACGCAAACGCGGGCGAGCCAGGAGTTCTTCGGAAGGATCTGGTTCGCCCGCGGTGCTGGCAGCGCGCGAATTGAGTGCGGCAATCAAAGCGCGCTCGATGACTGTCTCGGGCGATTCTTCCCAACGCCCGGCGCTAAATTCATCCACCCGGACCACCGCGCCAACCTCGGCGACCATGATCCCAAGGGAACCGCCCTGGGGGCGATTGGAACGCAGCGGCATCAGTTCGAGAGGAGATGCGGCGCGCATCCTGTCCATGCCAGCCTCTGGTGTCACTACAAGCCGATACATGAGTGCCGGCTCGGTCGCCTGAAAAGCGCAGCCGCCGATCAGGCTGGCCGCGACCAGCACCAAGGCAAGGCGCCCGAAATGACGCGCTGTTATCATCTTGTTCCTCCGCCAGAGCCGCGCAGGAAACCCACGGGATCCCGCTCCAGCTCCCAGGTAATGCGATTGAGGCCACGGGTAATGGCAGCGAGATTTTCGAGTGTTTCCTGGCTGCCATGCCCGGTGGTGGCGATCAACTCCTCAAGCTGCGTGATTGAGCGCGCCAGGGAGGCAATGGTCTCCGGCGTGATCATGCGATCAACCCGCTCGACCATATCGCCGCGCAACTGTTCGGTGACATCGGCCATGCGGGTGGCGGAATCCTCGAGCGCCGCGGGCAAACGATACAGACTGCCGGGCTTATCGCTGAGCATTTCCGCCAAACGCTCGTTATTCTCCCTAAGCTCCTGGCCCAAAATCGCAAATTCCGCGATGGTCAGCTCCAGTATGCCCAGGGTCTTGGTGGCGGTGGTTAGAGTGTCGGTTCCAGCGGCAATGAGTCCGCTGAGACCGGGACGTACGTCCTCTTCAACGGCCAGCGTGGGGATGCAACCACCAGCAGCAATTAACTCACCAGCGGAAGGCTGCAAAGCGGGACAAGGGTAGATGACCTTGGCCGAGCGCCGGTCACCGGATACTTCTGCCTTGTCGTCCACTAAAGGGCTGGGGAGTTGCTTGATCACCAGTCGCGCCGGCGCGACCGGATTGACCTCCTCAATACTGAGAAACGTCTCTTGCGCCGGGAAGACCACCGGGGCGACGATTTGAAAATCAACCCGAAACAACAGCTCGGCCGCGGTTTTGACTTGGCCGTCGTCGGACTCAAGCGACACCGATGTGACCTGACCGATCTCGAAGCCATTCAGGGTGGCAAGGCTGCCCACTTGCACCCCCATCATGTCCGTGGTCAGGGTGAAGTAAGAGGCACCAGCATGGCGCTCGCGCAACTGGCCGATCACCATCACGACCGCCCAAATAACGAGCACAACCACGGCGCTTCCCACCACGCGATTTTGCAAAGTCAGCGTATTGTGCCGCAATCGATGCTCCTCCTAAGGCGCCCCGTTGTCGGTTCCGCGCTGATCATACCGAATTGCCGTCCCCTGGGGCAGCAGCAGCATTGCCCCGGCATCGCGCGCGAAATCCTCCGGTCGACTGGTGGTGGCGATGATGGTCGCAACACGCCCAGTTGGCGGCGACAAAATACGCACGATCAACGCCCGCCCGGCGGCATCCAGGCCGGCCAGAATATCGTCGAGCAGCAACAGCTCCGGCTGCACCGCCATCACCCGCGCCAGCAGCGCGCGTCGGCGCAAGGCGTCCGACAGGCGCCCCGGCCAGGCGTGCATGATGTCGACCAGGCCAAACTGCGCGAGCAGCACCTGGGCGCGAATCATGGCCACGCGCCGCGACAAGCGCCGCCCAACCATCAGTGGCAGCAGTAGATTCTCCAGCACCGTGAGTTCGGGCAGCAGCGAGTCGCGCTGAAAAACCGCGCCGACCTGCCCCGCCGCCAGCGCCTCGGCGGCGGATCGACCACCGACCAGAATCTGGCCGGCATCGACACTCAGCACACCGGCCAGTGTTTGCAACAGGGTACTCTTGCCGCAGCCCGCCGGGCCGGTGATCAGCAGCAGTTCAGCAGCGGCAAGTTGAAACGACAGGTTATCCAGTACCCGGCGCGCTCCCCGGCGCACCACCAGACCCTTGACCTCCACACCCAGGCCACTGACCACCGACTCAGGCGCGGTGGATGCTGGCGCCAGGTTCATCGCCACACCAGCACCGGCAGTTCCGGCAGGCGCGTGAGCGCGAAGGACGCGTTGACCACCAGCACCACGGTGGCCGCCTTGAGAATGCAGACCACGCTGACCTGGGCCAGGTCGACGCGTTCATCACCACTGTCCTGAATGCCCTGGACCACGGCCACGGCCACCACCAGTACCGAGGCGCTAAGCAGTTGCAGCCCGATTAGCCCGAGCTTCTCGAACACCGGCAACAACCTGAGCGCGCCAAAAAAGGTCTCGGTCGGCACAATACCAAGCCAGGACAGGGTCAGCCCCGTGGTCAGGCCAAAGACGGTCATGGCCAGCAGCGCATGCACCATCGAGGCCAGAATGACGGCAAGACAGCGCGGCACCGCGTGCAGCATGACCAGATCGACGCCCATGATGGCCATGGAGTCGATCTGGCCGCGATCGACCATTTCCGCCAGGCGTATCGACAGCGGCAGCGCACCGCGCGCGGCCAACACGCCACTGGCGACAAAGGGGGGAATTTGCTGCACCGTGGCGACAATGACCAGATTGGCCGTGCCCGTCTGCGACAGCAGGCCAGAGGCAAAACTCTCAAGCACCAGCGACACTGTCACCCCCAGC includes:
- the istA gene encoding IS21 family transposase, yielding MLSEPQRQSILTLHEKGASVRQISRLLGHSRATVRQVLAQGVQRPARRAAPTATRSPRLTSQLPALYSKARGNVVRLQELLREELGQDIPYSTLTSWVRALGLREPAPVRVGHYEFAPGQEMQHDTSPHRLTLGGQRLVAQCAALILGFSRYFFVQYYPCFTRFEAEVFLDTAFRFLGGTCRRCTIDNTSVLVGAGSGPGASIAAPVVAFGERFGVQFVPHAIRHADRKAYVERLFHYVEHNFLPGRTFGDWRDLNAQARAWCETVANQKLKRSLGTAPRAAFEQEQPALRPLPLHQPEVCLIQHRVVDTAAFVHLETNRYSVPERLIGQAVEIHQGFETLRVFSRGREVARHDRAIGQRHQRLVAPGHHAPLRRRRTQPPPAQQALLEHADARLTAYVEALSTHAPRRGVARLKRLLALQRTYPPEPFLAAVAHAHAYGLYDINRLEALILKQVRGEFFLLGED
- a CDS encoding ATP-binding protein gives rise to the protein MRETLLTVLAELRLSGMRACLEEVLDAAERAGDPPTAVLLALLREEHRYRQERSLAYRLHQARMPWEWSLASFPFERQPSVDAAHVRALAGLGFLQRAENLVFIGPPGTGKTGLAIGLLREALVNGYRGRFYNAQDLIDELYASLADHSTTRLLKRLAGLPRALAQG
- a CDS encoding MlaD family protein, which translates into the protein MRHNTLTLQNRVVGSAVVVLVIWAVVMVIGQLRERHAGASYFTLTTDMMGVQVGSLATLNGFEIGQVTSVSLESDDGQVKTAAELLFRVDFQIVAPVVFPAQETFLSIEEVNPVAPARLVIKQLPSPLVDDKAEVSGDRRSAKVIYPCPALQPSAGELIAAGGCIPTLAVEEDVRPGLSGLIAAGTDTLTTATKTLGILELTIAEFAILGQELRENNERLAEMLSDKPGSLYRLPAALEDSATRMADVTEQLRGDMVERVDRMITPETIASLARSITQLEELIATTGHGSQETLENLAAITRGLNRITWELERDPVGFLRGSGGGTR
- a CDS encoding ATP-binding cassette domain-containing protein; its protein translation is MNLAPASTAPESVVSGLGVEVKGLVVRRGARRVLDNLSFQLAAAELLLITGPAGCGKSTLLQTLAGVLSVDAGQILVGGRSAAEALAAGQVGAVFQRDSLLPELTVLENLLLPLMVGRRLSRRVAMIRAQVLLAQFGLVDIMHAWPGRLSDALRRRALLARVMAVQPELLLLDDILAGLDAAGRALIVRILSPPTGRVATIIATTSRPEDFARDAGAMLLLPQGTAIRYDQRGTDNGAP
- a CDS encoding ABC transporter permease translates to MIVRSSLAVSALGRRKSSGVRGRLLRLIDRLGRMALSPIELIGMAVMLLARMAEFIALAPFARHPFAFHWLMLGRDLADLLMGPALRVVALSVVLGVTVSLVLESFASGLLSQTGTANLVIVATVQQIPPFVASGVLAARGALPLSIRLAEMVDRGQIDSMAIMGVDLVMLHAVPRCLAVILASMVHALLAMTVFGLTTGLTLSWLGIVPTETFFGALRLLPVFEKLGLIGLQLLSASVLVVAVAVVQGIQDSGDERVDLAQVSVVCILKAATVVLVVNASFALTRLPELPVLVWR